From the Leifsonia sp. AG29 genome, one window contains:
- the dnaE gene encoding DNA polymerase III subunit alpha, with translation MLDGAARVKPLVEAAVQQGMPAVAVTDHGNMFGAFDFWRTATDAGIKPIIGTEAYLTPGTHRTDRTRVRWGDGGEDDVSGSGAYTHMTLLAATTEGMHNLFRLSSYASIEGYYFKPRMDRDLLSRYSKGIIATTGCPSGEVQTRLRLGQYELARQAAADYRDIFGRENFFAEIMDHGLGIERRVMTDLIRLAKDLGLPLVATNDLHYTHADDAKSHAALLCVQSGSTLDDPNRFKFDADEFYLKTPEQMRQLFRDYPEACDNTLAIAERCDVRFDTAANYMPRFPVPEGETEQTWFVKEVEKGLAERYPNGITEEVRKQADYEIGVISQMGFPGYFLVVADFINWSKRNGIRVGPGRGSGAGSMAAYAMRITDLDPLRHGLIFERFLNPDRVSMPDFDVDFDDRRRGEVIKYVTEKYGSERVAQIVTYGTIKAKQALKDSGRVLGFPFSMGEKLTKAMPPPVMGKDIPLTGIFDKEHPRYKEAVDIRAVVESDPEARTVFDTALGLENLKRQWGVHAAGVIMSSDPLIDVIPIMKREQDGQIVTQFDYPACESLGLIKMDFLGLRNLTIINDALDNIRDNRGEELVLEELELDDRAAYELLSRGDTLGVFQLDGGPMRSLLRLMKPDNFEDISALIALYRPGPMGANSHTNYALRKNGQQAITPIHPELAEPLAEILSTSYGLIIYQEQVMAIAQKVAGFSLGQADILRRAMGKKKKSELDKQFEGFSQGMVDRGYSMEAVNKLWEILLPFSDYAFNKAHSAAYGVISYWTAYLKAHYPAEYMAALLTSVGDSKDKMALYLNECRRMGIKVLPPDVNESNLYFAAVGSDIRFGMGAVRNVGANVVEGVREAREAKGRFESFHDFLTKVPIHAANKRTVESLIKAGAFDSLGHTRRALVEVHEDAVESAVKIKRSEANGDVGFDFDSLWAEDEPGQTQHHIPDRPEWAKRDKLAFEREMLGLYVSDHPLAGLELALAKLASTSIADLVGSDSIQDGETVTIAGLVTSVQHRVAKASGNQYGMIQVEDFGGELTVMFMGKAYQEYSHALQGDAIVVVRGRVSLRDDGMNLHAFSLMTPDLGQVDDVGTLTIALPNKRATPDVVRKLDEIFLRHRGDSEVRLGLIEGSVMRMHELPRHQVRVTPDLYGELKGLLGPNCLV, from the coding sequence ATGCTCGACGGCGCGGCGCGGGTCAAACCGCTGGTCGAGGCGGCGGTCCAGCAGGGCATGCCCGCCGTCGCGGTGACCGACCACGGCAACATGTTCGGCGCGTTCGACTTCTGGCGGACGGCCACCGATGCGGGCATCAAGCCGATCATCGGCACGGAGGCCTACCTCACCCCCGGCACCCACCGCACCGACCGGACCCGCGTCCGCTGGGGCGACGGCGGCGAGGACGACGTCTCCGGCTCGGGCGCTTACACCCACATGACGCTGCTCGCCGCCACGACCGAGGGCATGCACAACCTGTTCCGGCTCTCGTCGTACGCCTCCATCGAGGGCTACTACTTCAAGCCGCGGATGGATCGCGACCTGCTGAGCCGGTACTCGAAGGGCATCATCGCCACGACCGGCTGCCCCTCGGGTGAGGTGCAGACGAGGCTCCGCCTCGGCCAGTACGAGCTCGCGCGCCAGGCCGCCGCCGACTACCGCGACATCTTCGGCCGAGAGAACTTCTTCGCCGAGATCATGGATCACGGGCTCGGCATCGAGCGCCGGGTCATGACCGACCTGATCCGGCTGGCGAAGGATCTCGGCCTCCCTCTCGTGGCGACCAACGACCTCCACTACACGCACGCCGACGACGCGAAGAGCCACGCCGCCCTGCTCTGCGTGCAATCCGGTTCGACCCTCGACGACCCCAACCGCTTCAAGTTCGACGCCGACGAGTTCTACCTCAAGACGCCGGAGCAGATGCGCCAGCTCTTCCGCGACTATCCCGAGGCCTGCGACAACACGCTCGCCATCGCGGAGCGGTGCGACGTCCGGTTCGACACCGCGGCGAACTACATGCCGCGCTTCCCCGTGCCGGAGGGGGAGACGGAGCAGACGTGGTTCGTCAAGGAGGTCGAGAAGGGCCTCGCCGAGCGCTACCCGAACGGCATCACGGAGGAGGTCCGCAAGCAGGCCGACTACGAGATCGGCGTCATCTCGCAGATGGGCTTCCCGGGCTACTTCCTCGTCGTCGCCGACTTCATCAACTGGTCGAAGCGCAACGGCATCCGCGTGGGGCCCGGCCGAGGCTCGGGCGCTGGGTCCATGGCGGCGTACGCCATGCGGATCACCGATCTCGACCCCCTCCGTCACGGTCTGATCTTCGAGCGCTTCCTCAACCCCGACCGCGTCTCCATGCCCGACTTCGACGTCGACTTCGACGACCGCCGCCGGGGCGAGGTCATCAAGTACGTGACCGAGAAGTACGGCTCGGAGCGGGTCGCGCAGATCGTCACGTACGGCACGATCAAGGCCAAGCAGGCTCTGAAAGACTCCGGCCGCGTCCTCGGGTTCCCGTTCTCGATGGGCGAGAAGCTGACGAAGGCGATGCCGCCGCCCGTCATGGGCAAGGACATCCCGCTCACGGGCATCTTCGACAAGGAGCACCCGCGCTACAAGGAGGCCGTCGACATCCGCGCGGTCGTCGAGAGCGACCCCGAGGCGCGGACGGTCTTCGACACCGCCCTCGGGCTCGAGAACCTGAAGCGCCAGTGGGGCGTGCACGCCGCGGGCGTCATCATGTCGTCCGATCCGCTGATCGATGTCATCCCGATCATGAAGCGGGAGCAGGACGGCCAGATCGTCACGCAGTTCGACTATCCCGCATGCGAGTCGCTCGGCCTGATCAAGATGGACTTCCTGGGGCTCAGGAACCTCACGATCATCAACGACGCGCTCGACAACATCCGCGACAACCGGGGCGAGGAACTCGTCCTCGAAGAGCTCGAGCTCGATGACCGCGCCGCCTACGAGCTGCTGTCCCGCGGCGACACGCTCGGCGTGTTCCAGCTCGACGGCGGCCCCATGCGATCGCTGCTGCGCCTCATGAAGCCGGACAACTTCGAGGACATCTCCGCCCTCATCGCGCTCTACCGGCCGGGTCCGATGGGCGCCAACTCGCACACGAACTACGCGCTGCGCAAGAACGGCCAGCAGGCGATCACGCCCATCCACCCGGAGCTCGCCGAGCCCCTGGCCGAGATCCTGTCGACCAGCTACGGCCTCATCATCTACCAGGAGCAGGTGATGGCGATCGCGCAGAAGGTCGCCGGGTTCTCGCTGGGCCAAGCAGACATCCTCCGCCGCGCGATGGGCAAGAAGAAGAAGTCCGAGCTCGACAAGCAGTTCGAGGGCTTCTCGCAGGGCATGGTCGACCGCGGCTACTCGATGGAGGCGGTCAACAAGCTCTGGGAGATCCTCCTCCCGTTCTCCGACTACGCGTTCAACAAAGCGCACTCGGCCGCCTATGGCGTCATCTCGTACTGGACGGCCTACCTGAAGGCCCATTACCCGGCCGAGTACATGGCGGCGCTCCTGACGAGCGTCGGCGACTCGAAGGACAAGATGGCGCTGTACCTCAACGAGTGCCGCCGGATGGGCATCAAGGTGCTCCCGCCGGATGTCAACGAGTCCAACCTCTACTTCGCCGCCGTGGGCTCCGATATCCGCTTCGGCATGGGCGCCGTCCGCAACGTGGGCGCGAACGTCGTCGAGGGCGTCCGTGAGGCGCGCGAGGCCAAGGGCCGGTTCGAGTCGTTCCACGACTTCCTCACCAAGGTCCCGATCCACGCCGCGAACAAGCGCACGGTCGAGTCGCTGATCAAGGCGGGTGCGTTCGACTCGCTCGGCCACACCCGCCGAGCCCTCGTGGAGGTCCACGAAGACGCGGTCGAGTCGGCCGTCAAGATCAAGCGGAGCGAGGCCAACGGGGACGTGGGCTTCGACTTCGACAGCCTCTGGGCCGAGGACGAGCCGGGCCAGACCCAGCATCACATCCCCGACCGACCCGAGTGGGCCAAGCGCGACAAGCTCGCCTTCGAGCGGGAGATGCTCGGGCTGTACGTCTCCGACCACCCGCTCGCGGGTCTCGAGCTCGCCCTGGCGAAGCTGGCCAGCACCTCCATCGCCGACCTCGTCGGGTCGGACAGCATCCAGGACGGCGAGACGGTCACCATCGCCGGGCTCGTCACGAGCGTCCAGCACCGGGTGGCCAAGGCCTCCGGCAATCAGTACGGCATGATCCAGGTCGAGGACTTCGGCGGCGAACTGACCGTGATGTTCATGGGAAAGGCGTACCAGGAGTACTCCCACGCGCTGCAGGGCGATGCGATCGTGGTGGTGCGCGGGCGGGTCAGCCTGCGAGACGACGGGATGAACCTCCACGCCTTCTCGCTCATGACGCCCGACCTCGGTCAGGTCGACGATGTCGGAACCCTGACGATCGCCCTGCCCAACAAGCGGGCCACGCCGGATGTCGTGCGCAAGCTCGATGAGATCTTCCTGCGTCACCGCGGTGACAGCGAGGTGCGCCTGGGGCTCATCGAGGGCAGCGTGATGCGCATGCACGAGCTCCCTCGGCACCAGGTGCGCGTGACGCCCGACCTCTACGGCGAGCTCAAGGGACTGCTCGGCCCGAACTGCCTCGTCTAG
- a CDS encoding FtsQ-type POTRA domain-containing protein, which translates to MTGPLPIPQEARDAGAAPPPRGHGTAEIPQLPTNREIARALRAARKERRRLERGEVRRFTRRSRRRRIAWLATAGVVVALVVGVVLIAYSPLLALRHIRVEGTSRLDAGAIEQKLSDQVGTPLPLLDQAAISADLAAFPLIRSYTIESRPPDSIVVRVVERQAIGVVQQGSAYVLVDAAKVPIASSAGRPAGYPLIAASGASAETNAGSGFAAAAGVLSALPADVLSQVDTITAKTKDDVSFTLRGRSATVVWGSAEDSELKAADLGALLKSAPKASRYDVSSPHSVTTG; encoded by the coding sequence GTGACCGGCCCGCTCCCGATCCCGCAGGAGGCGCGCGATGCCGGCGCGGCCCCGCCGCCGCGCGGTCACGGCACGGCCGAGATCCCGCAGCTGCCGACCAACCGGGAGATCGCGCGGGCCCTGCGGGCGGCCAGGAAGGAGCGCCGGCGTCTCGAGCGCGGCGAGGTGCGCCGCTTCACGAGACGGTCGCGGCGTCGCCGGATCGCGTGGCTCGCCACCGCCGGTGTCGTGGTCGCGCTCGTGGTCGGTGTCGTCCTGATCGCGTACTCGCCGCTCCTCGCGCTCCGGCACATCCGGGTGGAGGGGACCTCCCGGCTCGACGCGGGCGCCATCGAGCAGAAGCTCTCCGACCAGGTCGGGACTCCACTGCCGCTGCTCGATCAGGCCGCGATCTCGGCGGACCTCGCGGCCTTCCCGCTCATCCGCAGCTACACGATCGAGAGCCGGCCGCCGGACTCGATCGTGGTCCGCGTCGTGGAGCGTCAGGCGATCGGGGTCGTGCAGCAGGGGAGCGCGTACGTCCTGGTCGACGCGGCGAAGGTGCCGATCGCCTCCAGCGCCGGCCGGCCGGCGGGATACCCCCTCATCGCGGCTTCGGGCGCGTCGGCCGAGACGAACGCCGGCTCGGGGTTCGCGGCGGCCGCCGGCGTGCTGAGCGCGCTGCCCGCCGACGTGCTCTCGCAGGTCGACACGATCACCGCCAAGACCAAGGACGATGTGAGCTTCACGCTGCGAGGGCGCTCGGCGACCGTGGTGTGGGGGAGTGCCGAGGACTCCGAGCTCAAGGCGGCAGACCTCGGAGCGCTGCTGAAGAGCGCCCCGAAGGCGAGCCGGTACGACGTCTCCTCGCCCCACAGCGTCACGACCGGATGA
- a CDS encoding YggT family protein, which translates to MFVVSIVATVAYYLLLIYFFVLWARFVLDLVRVFARQWRPRGFGLVLAESTYVVTDPPIRFFRRIIPRLSMGPVAIDFGWSLTMLAVIIGLYITLAFR; encoded by the coding sequence GTGTTTGTCGTCTCGATCGTCGCGACCGTCGCGTACTACCTCCTCCTGATCTACTTCTTCGTGCTCTGGGCCCGGTTCGTGCTCGATCTCGTCCGCGTGTTCGCGCGCCAGTGGCGACCCCGCGGGTTCGGTCTCGTGCTCGCTGAGTCGACGTATGTCGTGACCGACCCGCCGATCCGGTTCTTCCGCCGGATCATCCCGCGGCTGTCCATGGGCCCGGTCGCGATCGACTTCGGGTGGAGTCTCACCATGCTCGCCGTCATCATCGGCCTGTACATCACACTGGCATTCCGCTGA
- a CDS encoding RluA family pseudouridine synthase, producing the protein MQTRTLPIPDGLDGARVDAGLAKLLGFSRTFAAEVAEAGGVLVDGREAGKSDRLTAGSWLEVSWQPKADVEIVPIAVPELTIVHDDDDIVVVDKPVGVAAHPSVGWEGPTVLGALAAAGFRISTSGAAERAGIVHRLDAGTSGLMVVAKSERAYTALKRAFHDRTVEKIYHAVVQGHPDPLSGTIDAPIGRHPRSDWKFAVVAGGKPSVTHYETIEAFPAASLLEIHLETGRTHQIRVHMAAQRHPCVGDAMYGADPTLSARLGLSRQWLHAVQLAFEHPATGEWVTFTTGYPADLQHALDVLRAS; encoded by the coding sequence ATGCAGACGCGCACCCTCCCGATTCCTGACGGGCTGGACGGCGCGCGCGTCGACGCGGGCCTCGCCAAGCTCCTCGGGTTCTCCCGGACCTTCGCGGCCGAGGTCGCGGAGGCCGGCGGCGTCCTCGTCGATGGTCGCGAGGCCGGGAAGTCCGACCGCCTGACCGCCGGGTCGTGGCTCGAGGTGTCGTGGCAGCCGAAGGCCGATGTCGAGATCGTGCCGATCGCGGTCCCCGAGCTCACGATCGTGCACGACGACGATGACATCGTGGTCGTGGACAAGCCGGTCGGGGTGGCCGCGCATCCGTCCGTCGGGTGGGAAGGGCCGACGGTCCTCGGCGCTCTCGCGGCCGCCGGGTTCCGCATCTCCACATCCGGCGCCGCGGAACGAGCGGGCATCGTCCACCGGCTCGACGCCGGAACCAGCGGGCTGATGGTCGTGGCGAAGTCCGAGCGGGCGTACACGGCGCTCAAACGCGCGTTCCACGACCGGACGGTGGAGAAGATCTATCATGCCGTCGTCCAGGGCCACCCGGACCCGCTGAGCGGCACCATCGACGCGCCGATCGGGAGGCACCCCCGCTCCGACTGGAAGTTCGCGGTCGTCGCGGGGGGCAAGCCGTCGGTCACGCATTACGAGACGATCGAGGCGTTCCCCGCCGCGAGCCTCCTCGAGATCCACCTGGAGACCGGCCGCACGCACCAGATCCGGGTGCACATGGCGGCGCAGCGGCACCCGTGCGTCGGCGACGCCATGTACGGCGCCGATCCGACGCTCTCGGCGCGCCTCGGACTGAGCCGCCAGTGGCTCCACGCCGTGCAGCTGGCGTTCGAGCACCCCGCGACCGGGGAGTGGGTCACGTTCACGACCGGCTACCCGGCCGATCTGCAGCACGCACTGGACGTCCTCCGGGCGTCGTGA
- a CDS encoding YggS family pyridoxal phosphate-dependent enzyme, whose product MTTSTSPTSSSSPLAERLAAVRAGIADAARAAARSPEEVTCVVVTKFHPASLVRELAALGVRDVGENRHQEAQEKAAELADLALTWHFVGQLQSKKARQVRRYASVIHSVDRLSLVDALRSEEGTVDAFVQLNLTDDPARGGVADRDLEPLVEHVLATPGLRLLGLMAVAPIDEEPARAFERVRAASERVRAIAPEATAISAGMSQDYREAIAAGATHLRIGTAITGNRPQPR is encoded by the coding sequence ATGACGACCTCGACATCCCCGACTTCCTCAAGTAGCCCTCTCGCGGAGCGGCTCGCCGCCGTCCGTGCCGGCATCGCCGACGCGGCACGGGCGGCGGCCCGCTCGCCCGAGGAGGTGACCTGCGTGGTGGTCACGAAGTTCCACCCCGCATCGCTCGTCCGCGAACTCGCGGCGCTCGGGGTGCGCGACGTGGGGGAGAACCGGCACCAGGAGGCGCAGGAGAAGGCTGCCGAGCTCGCCGACCTCGCGCTGACGTGGCACTTCGTCGGGCAGCTGCAGAGCAAGAAGGCCCGTCAGGTGCGCCGCTACGCGAGCGTCATCCACTCGGTCGACCGACTGTCCCTCGTGGACGCGCTCCGCTCCGAGGAGGGCACGGTCGACGCGTTCGTCCAGCTCAACCTCACGGACGACCCCGCGAGGGGAGGCGTGGCCGACCGGGACCTCGAACCGCTCGTCGAGCATGTGCTCGCGACGCCCGGGCTGCGCCTGCTCGGTCTCATGGCCGTCGCCCCCATCGACGAGGAGCCCGCCCGCGCGTTCGAGCGCGTCCGCGCGGCAAGCGAGCGCGTCCGCGCTATCGCCCCGGAGGCGACGGCCATCTCCGCCGGAATGTCCCAGGACTACCGCGAGGCGATCGCCGCGGGCGCGACACACCTTCGGATCGGGACCGCCATTACCGGGAATCGGCCGCAACCTCGTTAA
- a CDS encoding DivIVA domain-containing protein, protein MALTPEDVVNKRFQPTKFREGYDQDEVDDFLDEVVVELRRLGQENDELKQRLVAADSRIAELQRSGGQSGPAAVATAPADNGETERLQRENDELKQRLSQTQQQLAEAKQQPQQAAAPSYAAPADNPNDPNATNNLLQLARRLHEEHVREGVEKRDALIAEGHATAARIVAEAESKQRAQISALDQERTGLERRIDELRTFERDYRKGLKSYIEGQLRELDTPVSQPAGFGGQGQQARPAAGVPAPVAAGGSDDGNAQGQGQPPVFPGFGG, encoded by the coding sequence ATGGCGCTGACTCCGGAAGATGTAGTCAACAAGCGGTTCCAGCCGACGAAGTTCCGCGAGGGCTACGACCAGGACGAGGTCGACGACTTCCTCGACGAGGTCGTCGTCGAACTGCGTCGTCTGGGCCAGGAGAACGACGAGCTCAAGCAGCGGCTCGTGGCGGCCGACTCGCGCATCGCGGAGTTGCAGCGCAGCGGCGGTCAGTCCGGTCCCGCGGCCGTCGCGACCGCGCCGGCCGACAACGGCGAGACCGAGCGTCTTCAGCGCGAGAACGACGAGCTCAAGCAGCGACTCTCGCAGACGCAGCAGCAGCTCGCCGAGGCGAAGCAGCAGCCGCAGCAGGCGGCGGCTCCGTCGTACGCGGCTCCCGCTGACAACCCGAACGACCCGAACGCCACCAACAACCTCCTCCAGCTCGCCCGCCGCCTCCACGAGGAGCACGTGCGCGAGGGCGTCGAGAAGCGCGACGCGCTGATCGCCGAGGGCCACGCCACCGCCGCCCGCATCGTCGCCGAGGCCGAGTCGAAGCAGCGCGCCCAGATCAGCGCCCTCGACCAGGAGCGCACCGGGCTCGAGCGCCGCATCGACGAGCTGCGCACCTTCGAGCGCGACTACCGCAAGGGTCTCAAGAGCTACATCGAGGGCCAGCTGCGCGAGCTCGACACCCCGGTGTCGCAGCCGGCCGGCTTCGGCGGCCAGGGCCAGCAGGCGCGTCCCGCCGCGGGTGTCCCGGCCCCGGTCGCGGCCGGCGGTTCCGACGACGGCAACGCCCAGGGCCAGGGCCAGCCCCCGGTCTTCCCCGGCTTTGGAGGCTAG
- the lspA gene encoding signal peptidase II produces the protein MILAVVALCVYLVDQIAKVLVVSNLFEGQQIQVLGQLLQFHFVKNAGAAFSIGSGSTWIFSIVGVGVLGFVIWYAPRIRSTAWAILFGLLLGGLLGNLTDRLFRAPGFGVGHVVDFLQIPLLPAIFNLADVAIVSSMALFLILTIRGVGLDGSRTHGDDHGDDGAGDDGDDARSDEAAERPESPKP, from the coding sequence GTGATCCTGGCGGTGGTGGCGCTCTGCGTGTACCTCGTCGACCAGATCGCCAAGGTCCTGGTCGTGTCGAACCTGTTCGAGGGCCAGCAGATCCAGGTCCTCGGCCAGCTGCTCCAGTTCCACTTCGTCAAGAACGCCGGCGCCGCCTTCTCGATCGGCAGCGGCTCGACCTGGATCTTCTCGATCGTGGGCGTGGGTGTGCTCGGGTTCGTCATCTGGTACGCGCCGCGCATCCGCTCCACGGCGTGGGCGATCCTGTTCGGGCTCCTGCTCGGCGGCCTGCTCGGCAACCTGACGGACCGGCTGTTCCGGGCCCCCGGTTTCGGTGTGGGGCATGTCGTCGACTTCCTCCAGATCCCGCTCCTCCCGGCGATCTTCAACCTCGCCGACGTCGCCATCGTGTCGAGCATGGCGCTGTTCCTGATCCTCACCATCCGCGGCGTCGGGCTGGACGGCAGCCGCACGCACGGCGACGACCACGGCGACGACGGTGCGGGCGATGACGGCGACGACGCCCGCTCCGACGAGGCCGCCGAGCGGCCCGAGAGCCCGAAGCCGTAG
- the ftsZ gene encoding cell division protein FtsZ, with the protein MTANQNYLAVIKVVGIGGGGVNAVNRMIELGLRGVEFIAINTDAQALLMSDADVKLDVGREITRGLGAGADPEVGRRAAEDHAEEIEEALAGADMVFVTAGEGGGTGTGGAPVVARIAKSIGALTIGVVTKPFSFEGKRRQQQAESGVQRLKEEVDTLIVVPNDRLLEISDRGISMLEAFSTADQVLLAGVQGITDLITTPGLINLDFADVKSVMQGAGSALMGIGSSRGADRAIKAAELAVASPLLEASIDGAHGVLLSIQGGSNLGIFEINDAARLVQEAVHPEANIIFGAVIDDTLGDEVRVTVIAAGFDGGEPNSRPAVNDSRRSSFVEAGSEEAALQSSAAVEAGEVAAPQTESWHAGEHPAAEAAPQKDPAFDDENDDLDIPDFLK; encoded by the coding sequence GTGACAGCAAACCAGAACTACCTCGCCGTGATCAAGGTCGTCGGCATCGGCGGTGGCGGCGTCAACGCCGTCAACCGCATGATCGAGCTCGGCCTGCGCGGCGTCGAGTTCATCGCCATCAACACGGACGCCCAGGCGCTGCTGATGAGCGACGCCGACGTGAAGCTCGACGTCGGCCGCGAGATCACCCGCGGCCTCGGTGCCGGCGCCGATCCCGAGGTCGGCCGCCGCGCCGCCGAGGACCATGCCGAGGAGATCGAGGAGGCCCTCGCCGGCGCCGACATGGTCTTCGTGACCGCGGGAGAGGGCGGCGGCACGGGAACCGGCGGCGCACCCGTCGTGGCCCGCATCGCGAAGTCCATCGGCGCGCTGACCATCGGTGTCGTCACCAAGCCGTTCTCGTTCGAGGGCAAGCGCCGCCAGCAGCAGGCCGAGTCGGGCGTGCAGCGGCTGAAGGAAGAGGTCGACACCCTCATCGTGGTGCCGAACGACCGTCTCCTCGAGATCAGCGATCGCGGCATCAGCATGCTGGAGGCGTTCTCGACCGCCGACCAGGTCCTCCTCGCCGGTGTCCAGGGCATCACCGACCTCATCACGACCCCCGGTCTCATCAACCTCGACTTCGCCGACGTCAAGTCGGTCATGCAGGGCGCGGGCAGCGCTCTCATGGGCATCGGCTCGTCCCGGGGCGCGGACCGCGCCATCAAAGCGGCCGAGCTCGCGGTGGCGTCGCCCCTCCTCGAAGCCTCGATCGACGGGGCGCACGGCGTCCTGCTCTCGATCCAGGGCGGATCGAACCTCGGCATCTTCGAGATCAACGACGCCGCCCGGCTCGTGCAGGAGGCGGTGCACCCGGAGGCGAACATCATCTTCGGCGCGGTCATCGACGACACCCTGGGCGACGAGGTCCGCGTGACCGTCATCGCGGCGGGCTTCGACGGCGGCGAGCCGAACAGCCGTCCCGCGGTGAACGACAGCCGCCGGTCGAGCTTCGTCGAGGCCGGCTCGGAGGAGGCGGCCCTGCAGTCGTCGGCCGCGGTCGAGGCCGGCGAGGTCGCGGCTCCCCAGACCGAGTCATGGCACGCGGGGGAGCACCCGGCCGCCGAAGCGGCACCCCAGAAGGACCCGGCTTTCGACGACGAGAATGACGACCTCGACATCCCCGACTTCCTCAAGTAG
- a CDS encoding cell division protein SepF → MANPLKKTMVYLGLADEELEFDEEPQEPVQHAPRREAPAQPPVQAVPHPAPVAPAAGRAPVTPLRKASTARNASVQEMNEILTVHPRQYRDAQAIAESFREGVPVIINLSQMSEGDARRLIDFASGLSQGLYGKIERVTPKVFLLSPSHVVVSGEHGGQDAEVDASFFAQA, encoded by the coding sequence ATGGCCAACCCGCTGAAGAAGACGATGGTCTACCTCGGCCTCGCCGACGAGGAGCTGGAGTTCGACGAGGAGCCTCAGGAGCCGGTGCAGCACGCGCCGCGCCGCGAGGCCCCCGCCCAGCCGCCGGTCCAGGCCGTCCCCCACCCCGCCCCGGTCGCTCCCGCGGCCGGCCGCGCTCCGGTCACGCCGCTGCGCAAGGCGTCCACCGCACGGAATGCATCGGTACAGGAAATGAACGAGATCCTCACGGTCCACCCCCGCCAGTACCGCGACGCCCAGGCGATCGCCGAGTCGTTCCGCGAGGGTGTCCCGGTCATCATCAACCTCTCTCAGATGAGCGAGGGCGACGCCCGCCGCCTCATCGACTTCGCCAGCGGCCTCTCGCAGGGTCTCTACGGCAAGATCGAGCGGGTCACCCCGAAGGTCTTCCTCCTCTCCCCGTCGCACGTCGTCGTCTCCGGCGAGCACGGCGGCCAGGACGCCGAGGTCGACGCCTCCTTCTTCGCTCAGGCCTGA